One segment of Triticum aestivum cultivar Chinese Spring chromosome 2A, IWGSC CS RefSeq v2.1, whole genome shotgun sequence DNA contains the following:
- the LOC123191810 gene encoding cyclin-D5-2-like — MPRVSLWRARDAERRAEQQREPNCFSGRSVLALRPFVCRIPPEFCGIPVAVSLNLRGNDLAGVIPQVGSLVNQGPTDFDDNPRLCSEHSLSSSLSRLLVRASIDRSLTPLEPASDLHLQTRGCFGFGHRTAYLAIAYFDRFFLRRRVDRAAMPWAARLLSVACVSVAAKMEEYCAPALLELDAGGGYEFCSASVRRMELLVLSTLGWRMAAVTPFDYLPCFSSRLDRHDGRGGGGHDPARVALKSIGSIFATAEAGSVLDYRPSTVAAAAILAASYEALLTKEALESKMDNLSPSCPIEKEHAHACYSMMVDDLKSRIMSHGKRSLPCSDSNEVAISTYDSVLVDDVADTAAFIAAVSEMNKQIRLAAGWRHRVQGRPRPRHRRSRRRLSEPNDGDGTESGWRRRRAFEAEAAPIAYVATAEHGDAATALHPQKRWLRPAGFLVVFRGWCSSFGGGSGQSSAARCSSTGGTTMNERP, encoded by the exons ATGCCGCGCGTCAGCCTCTGGCGCGCGCGTGACGCCGAGAGGAGGGCAGAGCAGCAGCGAGAGCCCAACTGTTTCTCCGGCCGCTCGGTGCTGGCGTTACG GCCCTTCGTCTGCCGGATCCCGCCGGAGTTCTGCGGCATTCCCGTGGCTGTCAGCCTTAACCTCCGGGGGAACGACCTCGCCGGCGTGATCCCGCAGGTGGGCTCGCTCGTCAACCAGGGCCCCACCGACTTCGACGACAACCCGAGGCTATGCAG TGAGCACTCACTCAGCTCCTCGCTCTCACGATTATTGGTGCGAGCATCGATCGATCGGTCACTGACGCCTTTGGAACCGGCATCTGATTTGCATTTGCAGACTCGGGGCTGCTTCGGGTTCGGCCACCGCACGGCGTACCTGGCCATCGCCTACTTCGACCGCTTCTTCCTCCGGCGACGTGTCGAT AGGGCGGCCATGCCGTGGGCGGCGCGCCTCCTGTCCGTGGCCTGCGTCTCCGTGGCGGCCAAGATGGAGGAGTACTGCGCGCCGGCGCTGTTGGAgctcgacgccggcggcggctacGAGTTCTGCTCCGCCTCCGTCCGCCGGATGGAGCTGCTCGTGCTGTCCACGCTCGGCTGGCGCATGGCCGCCGTTACGCCGTTCGACTACCTCCCTTGCTTCTCCTCCCGGCTCGACCGGCAcgacggccgcggcggcggcgggcatgaCCCCGCCCGCGTCGCCCTCAAGTCCATCGGCTCCATCTTTGCCACAGCCGAAG CCGGCAGTGTGCTGGATTACAGGCCATCTACTGTGGCTGCAGCTGCAATCTTGGCTGCATCCTATGAAGCTCTACTGACCAAAGAAGCACTGGAGTCCAAGATGGACAATCTATCTCCATCATGCCCCATTGAGAAG GAGCATGCACATGCCTGCTACAGCATGATGGTTGACGACTTGAAAAGCAGAATTATGAGCCATGGCAAGAGATCATTGCCATGTTCAGACTCCAATGAAGTTGCCATCAGTACATATGATTCTGTTCTTGTTGATGATGTTGCCGACACCGCCGCCTTCATCGCAGCTGTGTCGGAGATGAACAAGCAGATCAGACTGGCAGCTGGATGGCGGCATCGTGTACAGGGTCGTCCCCGGCCGCGGCACCGACGTAGCCGCCGCCGTCTCAGTGAGCCCAACGACGGCGATGGCACTGAGtccgggtggcgccggcgccgTGCCTTTGAGGCCGAGGCTGCACCCATTGCCTATGTTGCCACTGCCGAGCACGGAGACGCGGCCACAGCCTTGCATCCGCAGAAGAGATGGTTGCGTCCAGCAGGATTCCTCGTCGTATTCCGTGGCTGGTGTTCATCATTTGGTGGAGGCTCAGGACAGAGTAGCGCCGCCCGCTGCAGCTCGACGGGTGGCACAACAATGAACGAGAGACCATGA